From one Streptomyces sp. NBC_01478 genomic stretch:
- a CDS encoding heme-degrading domain-containing protein, translating to MTQNKPAITQRIAPEITPTVEELEAQERRLVFQRFTYDDAWTLGSLLVERARESQAPVAIDIRRAGQQLFHAALPGSSPDNDAWIDRKRKVVERFGAASYLVGTRFRAKGSTFEDSSRLDPDEYAAHGGSFPIRVEGVGVIGTVTVSGLPQLQDHRFVVAALEQFLDDDRN from the coding sequence GTGACCCAGAACAAGCCCGCGATCACCCAGCGGATCGCCCCGGAGATCACCCCGACGGTGGAGGAACTCGAGGCACAGGAACGCCGGTTGGTGTTCCAGCGCTTCACCTACGACGACGCCTGGACGCTGGGTTCCCTGCTCGTGGAACGGGCCCGCGAGAGCCAGGCGCCGGTCGCCATCGACATCCGGCGCGCCGGTCAGCAGCTCTTCCACGCGGCGCTGCCGGGCTCGTCCCCCGACAACGACGCGTGGATCGACCGCAAGCGCAAGGTGGTCGAGCGCTTCGGTGCCGCCTCCTACCTGGTCGGCACCCGCTTCCGCGCCAAGGGCAGCACCTTCGAGGACTCCTCCCGCCTCGACCCGGACGAGTACGCGGCCCACGGCGGCTCGTTCCCGATCAGGGTCGAGGGCGTGGGCGTGATCGGCACGGTGACGGTGAGCGGGCTGCCGCAGTTGCAGGACCACCGGTTCGTGGTGGCGGCGCTGGAGCAGTTCCTGGACGACGACCGGAATTAA
- a CDS encoding Gfo/Idh/MocA family oxidoreductase: MTGRTTRTPLRVGLVGYGLAGSVFHAPLIAATEGLALDTVVTSNPERQEQARAEFPDVRTAATPDELFARADDLDLIVIASPNKTHVTLATTALKAGLPVVVDKPIAGTAAEARELAALAEEHSLLLSVFQNRRWDNDFLTLRKLVAEGELGDVWRFESRFERWRPQPKGGWRESGDPAEIGGLLYDLGSHVVDQALTLFGPAASVYAESDVRRPGAETDDDTFFAITHTNGVRSHLYVSATTAQLGPRFRVLGSKAGYVKYGLDPQEADLRDGRRPGTEKNWGQESESLYGRVGAGESPLTGGGRPEPTLPGDYPAYYAAVAAALRDGTPNPVTALEAAAALDVLEAARRSARDGVTVTL, translated from the coding sequence ATGACTGGACGCACGACTCGCACACCTCTCCGCGTCGGCCTCGTCGGCTACGGCCTCGCGGGCTCCGTCTTCCACGCCCCGCTGATCGCCGCCACCGAGGGCCTCGCGCTCGACACGGTGGTCACGTCGAACCCGGAGCGGCAGGAACAGGCCCGCGCGGAGTTCCCGGACGTCCGTACGGCCGCGACCCCCGACGAACTCTTCGCCCGCGCCGACGACTTGGACCTGATCGTCATCGCGTCCCCGAACAAGACGCACGTCACACTCGCGACCACCGCGCTGAAGGCCGGCCTCCCGGTCGTCGTGGACAAGCCGATCGCCGGCACCGCCGCCGAGGCCCGCGAACTCGCCGCGCTCGCCGAGGAGCACTCCCTCCTCCTCTCCGTCTTCCAGAACCGCCGCTGGGACAACGACTTCCTGACCCTGCGCAAGCTGGTGGCCGAGGGCGAGCTGGGCGACGTATGGCGCTTCGAGTCCCGGTTCGAGCGCTGGCGCCCGCAGCCCAAGGGCGGCTGGCGCGAGTCCGGCGACCCCGCGGAGATCGGCGGTCTGCTCTACGACCTCGGCAGCCATGTCGTGGACCAGGCGCTGACCCTCTTCGGCCCCGCGGCCTCCGTGTACGCCGAGTCGGACGTCCGCCGCCCGGGCGCGGAGACGGACGACGACACGTTCTTCGCGATCACCCACACGAACGGCGTCCGCTCGCACCTGTACGTCTCCGCGACCACCGCCCAACTCGGCCCGCGTTTCCGGGTGTTGGGCTCCAAGGCGGGCTATGTGAAGTACGGCCTGGACCCCCAGGAGGCGGACCTGCGGGACGGCAGGCGCCCCGGCACCGAGAAGAACTGGGGCCAGGAGTCCGAATCCCTCTACGGCCGGGTCGGCGCCGGCGAGTCCCCGCTGACCGGCGGCGGCCGCCCCGAGCCGACCCTCCCCGGCGACTACCCCGCGTACTACGCGGCCGTCGCCGCCGCCCTCCGTGACGGCACCCCCAACCCGGTGACCGCGCTGGAGGCGGCCGCCGCCCTCGACGTACTGGAAGCCGCGCGCCGCAGCGCCCGCGACGGAGTGACGGTGACCCTGTGA
- a CDS encoding LLM class F420-dependent oxidoreductase, with protein MSNALKETVGRYGIWSAGLRSEDPSRRGELAEATAELEQLGYGAVWLGGSSSARNAVPLIGATSRIAVGTSIQSIWQYTAAESAASFAELEQAHPGRFLLGLGVAHAKNTDGYRRPYSALVAHLDALDTAGVPAGRRLLAALGPRTIELARDRAAGSIPYLVTPEHTARSREILGETPLLAPELKVVLETDPTRARTLAREALSPYLALPNYTANFLRNGFTDSDLTDGGSDHLVDAVFAWGEDAQIRARIDDFRAAGADHVALQVVDGNTREELPREAWRRLASLLG; from the coding sequence ATGAGCAACGCCCTGAAGGAAACGGTCGGCCGGTACGGCATCTGGAGCGCGGGTCTGCGCTCGGAAGATCCGTCCCGGCGCGGCGAGTTGGCGGAGGCCACGGCGGAGTTGGAGCAACTCGGGTACGGCGCGGTCTGGTTGGGTGGCAGCAGCAGCGCCCGCAACGCCGTCCCGCTCATCGGGGCGACGTCACGTATCGCCGTCGGGACCAGTATCCAGAGCATCTGGCAGTACACGGCGGCCGAGAGCGCGGCGAGCTTCGCCGAACTGGAGCAGGCCCACCCGGGCCGCTTCCTGCTCGGCCTCGGAGTGGCCCACGCCAAGAACACCGACGGGTACCGCCGCCCGTACTCGGCCCTGGTCGCCCATCTGGACGCCCTGGACACCGCCGGGGTACCCGCCGGGCGCCGCCTCCTCGCCGCGCTGGGCCCGAGGACGATCGAGCTGGCCCGGGACCGCGCGGCGGGCTCGATCCCGTACCTGGTGACACCGGAGCACACGGCGCGCTCCCGCGAGATCCTGGGCGAAACCCCTTTGCTGGCCCCGGAGTTGAAGGTGGTCCTGGAAACGGACCCGACCCGCGCCCGCACCCTGGCCCGCGAGGCCCTCTCCCCCTACCTCGCCCTCCCGAACTACACCGCCAACTTCCTCCGCAACGGCTTCACGGACTCCGACCTCACGGACGGCGGCAGCGACCACCTGGTGGACGCGGTGTTCGCGTGGGGCGAGGACGCTCAAATCCGCGCCCGCATCGACGACTTCCGAGCGGCGGGCGCGGACCACGTGGCCCTACAGGTGGTGGACGGCAACACGCGCGAGGAGCTGCCACGCGAGGCCTGGCGCAGGCTGGCTTCTCTACTGGGCTGA